The genomic stretch CGCGAGTCGGTGCGGTCGCCGGTCGTCGGTGACCGTGGGAGCGCCCTTCGAATCGCGAAAGGCCCCCCTTTGTCTTCCCCTTCTCTTTCCCGTGACGCCGTCGTGGACGCGCTGCGTGCCGCCGGCTGTGTCTTCGCCGAGGACGAGGCGCGGTTGCTGATGACCGCCGCCGCCTCGCCGGCGGAGCTCGCCGCCATGGTGGACCGGCGCGCGGCCGGTCGGCCCCTCGAACTCGTCCTCGGCTGGGCCGAGTTCCGGGGCTTGCGGATCGCCGTGGAACCCGGCGTGTTCGTGCCCCGCCGCCGTACCGAGTTCCTCGTCGAGCAGGCCCTCGCCCAAGTCCCGGACGCCTGCGTGGTGGTGGACCTGTGCTGCGGCTCGGGCGCCGTCGGCGCCGCCCTGGCCGCCGCGCTGGGCCAGGTCGAACTGCACGCCGCGGACATCGACCCGGCCGCGGTGCGCTGCGCCCGCCGTAACGTCGCCGCCCATGGTGGACGGGTGCACACGGGCGACCTGTTCCGGGCGCTGCCCGCGGCCCTGCGTGGGCGGGTCGACATCCTCGCCGCCAACGTCCCCTATGTGCCCAGCGGAGAGGTCCCCCTCCTGCCCGCCGAGGCACGCGACCATGAACCGCTGACCGCGCTCGACGGCGGTGCCGACGGACTCGACCTGCTGCGCCGGGTCGCCGCCGAGGCCGGGAACTGGCTGGCCCCGGGCGGCTGTCTGCTGGTCGAGACGAGTGAGCGGCAGACAGCGGCCGCCGTTGACGCGTTCCGCCGGGGCGGGCTGACACCGCGTCCGGTGGTGTGCGAAGAGCGGTACGCGCAGGTCGTGTTGGGGACGGTGGGGTAGGCGGTTCGTGAGGGGACGGTGTCGTCGGGTCAGGCCGCCGTGTCGTGCCAGGGCAGGGCGTGCCGTGGCCCGTCATCGCCGTCGCGCCACGGCAGCCTGTCGCGCCGCTCGTCGAAGTCCGGCTTCTCCCAGGTGCCCGCGAGGACGTGGTCGGCGGTCCGCTCGCCGTCGTCGGAGCGGGTACCGGCCAGGTACACCTCGTCCCCCTCCTTCAGCCCGTCGGAGTCGCCGTCCTGATGGACCCTGGTGTCGTCCTCGACCGTCCAGGTCCACTCGGCGCCGTCCTCGCTGCGCACGGTGACCTGCTCGCCGTCGACTTCCTGGACGGTGCCGCGCTGCCAGACGCGGACGATCCACTCGTCGTCGTCCCCGTCCCGCACCGTGGACTCGCCGTGCACACCGGCCCCGCCCGGCCCGAACCACGGGCCGCGGTGGTGGCGTTCACCGGGCCGGTCGGGGGCGTCCGACGATGCTGACGCGGAGGGCGCCGTAGAGCCTTCGCCGCCGTCCGAGCCGGCGGCGTAGGCGACGGTGCCGCCGAGGGCGAGGACGGCGATGGTGGTCGCCGCGGTGATGGTGCGGGTCCGGCTGGACAGTCGTCGCCACGGTGCGCGCGGCCGCTCGCCGTCCGGCCCGTTCGCGAGGACCTCCCCAGGGGCGGCGGTGGGTTCCTGGTCCGGATCGTGAGTCATGGCTCGCTCCCTCGGCCACGGCGGCCCGGCCGTCCGGGGCCACGCCTTGCTGTGATTGTCGGAGGAGAGCGGTAAGAAGCCGGTAACGATTAGCTGTGAATGTCCTGACCCGGCGCCAGGGCGCGCGCGATGAGCAGGGCGACGTCGTCGGAGTTGTCGGGCTGGTGCAGGGTGCGCAGCAGGAGGTCGCAGACCTCCTCCAGCGGGCGGTCGGGGCCGTCGAGGAGATCCAGGAGGGCGTCGAGGCGTTCGTCCAGCGGGTGTTGGCGGGTCTCGACCAGGCCGTCGGTGTAGAACACCAGCCGGTCGCCGGGCTCCAGCGCCACGGTCGTGGTGGAGAAGGCCACCCCGCCCACGCCCAGCGGTGCCCCGGTGGGCAGCTCGAGCAGTTCCGGGGCGTGTCCCTCGCGGACCCGGACCGGCGGCAGATGCCCGGCGTTGGCGATCCGGCACTGCCGCAGATGCGGATCGTGGACGGCGTAGACACAGGTGGCGATGGAGTGGTCCAGGCCCTCGGTCGTCCGGTCCAGGTGCTCCAGCAGCCGCGCCGGATCGAGGTCGAGGGAGGCCAGGGTGTTGGACGCCGTCCGCAGCCGGCCCATCGTCGCGGCGGCGGCCACGCCGCTGCCCATGACATCGCCGACGACCAGCGCCGTCTTGCCGCCGTCCAGCGGGATGACGTCGAACCAGTCGCCGCCCACCTCCGCGGTGGCGCCCGCGGGCTGATAGCGCGAGGCGACCTCCAGGCCGCCCGTGACCGTCGGATGGCTGGGCAGCAGGCTGCGCTGGAGGGTGAGGGCGGTGTCGCGGGCGTTCTGGTACCAGCGGGCGTTGTCGATCTGCACGGCCGCGCGGGCCGCCAACTCCCGGGCCAGCAGCAGGTCGTCGTCCCCGAAGGGCAGCGGGTTGGAGATCCGCTTCAGATCCAGGGCGCCCAGCACCTCACCGCGCGCGATCAGCGGGACCGCCAGATAGGAGTGCACGCCCGCGCGGCTCAGCGCCTCGGCCGCCTCGGCGGAACGGGCGATGCGGGGCAGGTCCGCGGGCTCGACCTCGGCGACCATGACCGGACTGCCGGTGCGCACGCACTGGGTGACCAGCCGGTCGGGCGCGTACCGGGCGATCTGCCCGGGCGGATCGGCGGCGTCGAGCGCCTCCGACGGCCCCTCGGCCTGGACGGCCAGGGCGCGGATCACGGCGGGTTCCGCGGGACCGAGGATGCTGCGTCGGCCCTCCACCACCGCGTCCAGCAGATCGACGGCGGCGATGTCGGCGAGTTCCGGGACGGCGACATCGGCGAGTTCGTGCGCCGTGCGCTCCAGTTCGAGGGTCGTGCCGATCCGGGCGGAGGCGTCGGCGATGACGGCGAGGCGCCGGCGCGCGGCCTCCGCCTCGATCCGGGCCCGGTGCTGCTCGGTGATGTCCACGACCGAGCAGGCCACCCCCAGTACCGTCCCGATCGCGTCCTCCAGCCGGTACATCGACACCGACCAGGCGTGGTCCTCCTCCGGATCGGCCGGGGTGCGTCCCATGGTCGCCTGGTCGACCAGCGGCATCCCGGTCTCCAGCACCCGCCGCACCGCGGTCTCCAGGGCGGACGTGTCCAGTCCCGGCAGGACTTCGGGGACGGTGCGGCCCAGATGTTCCTCGGCGGGGACGCCGTTGATCCGCTCCAGGGACGGGTTGATGGAGACGTACCGCAGTTCGGTGTCCAGGACGGCGATGCCGATCGGCGACTGCGATACCACCCGGGTGGACAGCGCCACGTCCCGTTCGAGACGGCGCACCGTCGACTGGTCGGCGGCCAGGCCGAGCGCGTACACATCCCCCTGGTCATCCAGGAGCCGTTGGTTGCGGAACTCCACCAGCCGGGTGCTGCCGTCCTTGTGCCGGATCGGGAAGGCCCCGGCCCAGCTCTCGCCGGTCTCCATGACATCGGCGAAGAGCTTGACGACCAGGTCGAAGTGCTGTTCGTGGATCATCAGCCGGACGGCCGAGCGGCCCAGCGCCTCCTGCGCGCTGTAGCCGAAGAGCTCCTCGGCCTGCGGGCTCCACAGCACGATCCGGCCCTCGGCGTTCAGCACCACGGAGGCCACGCCCAGCACATCGAGCAGTCCGCTGGGGTGCACGGGACCGCGCACCGAGTCGACCGGTGCCGACACGGGCGGCGCCTCGCCGCCCGTCACCGGCCCGTCGCCCCGGGCCACGGGAGATCCGGCTGAAGTCATCCCACGCACCGCCTTCGCCCTTTCGCGCGGCACGCCGTCCCCCGTGCCGACTCCCCTTGTTCTACCGCGTTCAACCGTCTCCGCGACCTCTCGCGCCGCTCACCTCCACC from Streptomyces davaonensis JCM 4913 encodes the following:
- a CDS encoding putative protein N(5)-glutamine methyltransferase, with the protein product MDALRAAGCVFAEDEARLLMTAAASPAELAAMVDRRAAGRPLELVLGWAEFRGLRIAVEPGVFVPRRRTEFLVEQALAQVPDACVVVDLCCGSGAVGAALAAALGQVELHAADIDPAAVRCARRNVAAHGGRVHTGDLFRALPAALRGRVDILAANVPYVPSGEVPLLPAEARDHEPLTALDGGADGLDLLRRVAAEAGNWLAPGGCLLVETSERQTAAAVDAFRRGGLTPRPVVCEERYAQVVLGTVG
- a CDS encoding DUF5666 domain-containing protein — encoded protein: MTHDPDQEPTAAPGEVLANGPDGERPRAPWRRLSSRTRTITAATTIAVLALGGTVAYAAGSDGGEGSTAPSASASSDAPDRPGERHHRGPWFGPGGAGVHGESTVRDGDDDEWIVRVWQRGTVQEVDGEQVTVRSEDGAEWTWTVEDDTRVHQDGDSDGLKEGDEVYLAGTRSDDGERTADHVLAGTWEKPDFDERRDRLPWRDGDDGPRHALPWHDTAA
- a CDS encoding SpoIIE family protein phosphatase, with product MTSAGSPVARGDGPVTGGEAPPVSAPVDSVRGPVHPSGLLDVLGVASVVLNAEGRIVLWSPQAEELFGYSAQEALGRSAVRLMIHEQHFDLVVKLFADVMETGESWAGAFPIRHKDGSTRLVEFRNQRLLDDQGDVYALGLAADQSTVRRLERDVALSTRVVSQSPIGIAVLDTELRYVSINPSLERINGVPAEEHLGRTVPEVLPGLDTSALETAVRRVLETGMPLVDQATMGRTPADPEEDHAWSVSMYRLEDAIGTVLGVACSVVDITEQHRARIEAEAARRRLAVIADASARIGTTLELERTAHELADVAVPELADIAAVDLLDAVVEGRRSILGPAEPAVIRALAVQAEGPSEALDAADPPGQIARYAPDRLVTQCVRTGSPVMVAEVEPADLPRIARSAEAAEALSRAGVHSYLAVPLIARGEVLGALDLKRISNPLPFGDDDLLLARELAARAAVQIDNARWYQNARDTALTLQRSLLPSHPTVTGGLEVASRYQPAGATAEVGGDWFDVIPLDGGKTALVVGDVMGSGVAAAATMGRLRTASNTLASLDLDPARLLEHLDRTTEGLDHSIATCVYAVHDPHLRQCRIANAGHLPPVRVREGHAPELLELPTGAPLGVGGVAFSTTTVALEPGDRLVFYTDGLVETRQHPLDERLDALLDLLDGPDRPLEEVCDLLLRTLHQPDNSDDVALLIARALAPGQDIHS